CGTTTGACAAGAAATATCATGATTTTTTTAATGTATCAGAGTGGATAATAACTATTTTATTTTCAATAGAATATATTTTAAGAATTATATGTGTAAATCAACCTAAAAAATATATTTTTAGTTTTTACGGAATGGTCGATTTACTTTCAACTTTACCCAAATATATTTCGTTCTTTATTTTAGACACTCAATTTTTATCGGTGTTTAGAGCTCTACGCCTTTTAAGAGTTTTTAGAATTTTGAAACTCATTAGATTTGTTGGCGAATCAAACAAACTTATAAAAGCATTAAAAAATAGCCGTTCAAAAATATTTATATTTATCTTTTTTGTATTTATTGTATCTATAATTTTAGGTACTGTTATGTACCTAATTGAAGGTCCTGAAAACGGTTTTAAAAGTATCCCACAAAGTATTTATTGGTGTATTGTAACACTTACCACTGTAGGTTTTGGAGATATAACACCACAAACCGCTGTTGGACAAATTCTCGCCACTGTTATTATGATCATTGGTTATGGTATCATCGCTGTTCCAACAGGTATCGTTTCAGCGGAATATACTGCTTCTAAAGATTCCACATCGAACTTAACAAACAGTTCTTGTAAAAATTGTGGTGCCGATATTATTCTTAGTGATGCATCATACTGCAGAAAATGTGGAAATAAATTAAACAGTGATGCCTAAATACCTGATTTCTGTAATAGGCCCCACAGCCATTGGCAAAACAGCCTTAAGTATTAAACTGGCTAATTATTTTAATACTGAAATTATTTCTGCAGATTCCCGTCAGTTTTTTAGAGAAATGAGCATAGGCACCGCTGCTCCATCTAAAAAAGAATTAGCAGCAGCAAAACACCATTTTATTCACCACAAATCTATTCAAGATACTTATAGTGTTGGCGCTTTCGAAAAAGAAGCTCTTAACTGTTTAGAAAGTCTTTTTAAAACTCATAATGTCGTTATTATGGTGGGTGGCTCTGGTTTATATGTTGACGCCGTAACCAAAGGTCTAGATGATTTTCCTGAAGTTGATAGCAGTATCAGGCAATCTTTAAACACCCATCTAGAAACTAAAGGACTTCCCTATCTTCAAAATCAACTTAAGGAGTTAGATCCCGTTACTTATAATACCATTGCTATCGATAATCCCCAACGTGTTATTCGTGCTTTAGAAATTTGTATTGGCACTAACAAACCTTATTCTTCAT
The genomic region above belongs to Mariniflexile litorale and contains:
- a CDS encoding ion transporter, whose product is MSMQQKTNWKHKLHEVIYGTHTPAGKLFDIILLIAILYSIIIVMLESIQSFDKKYHDFFNVSEWIITILFSIEYILRIICVNQPKKYIFSFYGMVDLLSTLPKYISFFILDTQFLSVFRALRLLRVFRILKLIRFVGESNKLIKALKNSRSKIFIFIFFVFIVSIILGTVMYLIEGPENGFKSIPQSIYWCIVTLTTVGFGDITPQTAVGQILATVIMIIGYGIIAVPTGIVSAEYTASKDSTSNLTNSSCKNCGADIILSDASYCRKCGNKLNSDA
- the miaA gene encoding tRNA (adenosine(37)-N6)-dimethylallyltransferase MiaA, with translation MPKYLISVIGPTAIGKTALSIKLANYFNTEIISADSRQFFREMSIGTAAPSKKELAAAKHHFIHHKSIQDTYSVGAFEKEALNCLESLFKTHNVVIMVGGSGLYVDAVTKGLDDFPEVDSSIRQSLNTHLETKGLPYLQNQLKELDPVTYNTIAIDNPQRVIRALEICIGTNKPYSSFLNNKKINRNFKTITIGLNAERETIYNRINQRVDIMMQQGLLDEVKNLLAFKNLNALNTVGYKELFNYLEGEWTLDFAISEIKKNSRRFAKRQLTWFKKGEKTLWFDYSADADVIIDTCKVQIENM